From the genome of Glycine max cultivar Williams 82 chromosome 2, Glycine_max_v4.0, whole genome shotgun sequence, one region includes:
- the LOC100796135 gene encoding Ribosome biogenesis protein BRX1 homolog 1-like, which translates to MGKKRKHSETTHDEAQPQKEDVAPGRPARTLLGWKDKNEVTDEVEDNSPIFRNREKVLVTCSRRINYRYRHLMLNVVSLLPHCKKENKVESKETKGATLNELVELKNCSSCLFFECRKQKDLYLWIAKCPNGPSVKFLVSAVHTMEELKLTGNQLKGSRPILTFSANFEKDAHWKLLKEMLLQIFETPKDLRRTKPFHDHVFVFSIVDDHIWFRNYQISVPHNESDKLPRGGLDKMSMIEVGPRFCLNPIKIFGGSFGGPTLYENPFYVSPNQIRTLDKRKKTGKFAKKVKAKTRRKMHEMSNPLEPDEFADMWKD; encoded by the exons ATGGGGAAGAAGAGAAAGCACAGTGAGACAACTCATGATGAGGCACAGCCCCAAAAGGAAGATGTCGCTCCAGGGAGACCAGCTAGGACCCTTTTGGGGTGGAAGGATAAGAATGAAGTCACTGATGAAGTTGAGGATAATTCACCTATATTTAGGAACAGAGAGAAGGTATTGGTCACTTGCTCTAGGCGCATTAATTACAG GTACCGACATTTGATGTTGAATGTGGTGTCACTTTTGCCTCATTGCAAGAAGGAAAACAAGGTTGAATCAAAGGAAACTAAAGGCGCCACCCTGAACGAGCTTGTTGAGCTAAAAAATTGTTcctcttgtttattttttgag TGCAGGAAGCAAAAAGATCTTTATCTCTGGATAGCAAAATGCCCCAATGGCCCATCTGTAAAATTTTTAGTTAGTGCTG TGCACACAATGGAGGAATTGAAGCTAACTGGAAATCAACTAAAAGGTTCTCGTCCTATTTTGACATTTTCagcaaattttgaaaaagatGCACATTGGAAACTGCTAAAGGAGATGTTGTTACAG aTATTTGAAACACCAAAGGACCTAAGAAGGACTAAGCCATTCCATGATCACGTTTTTGTTTTCTCAATAGTTGATGACCATATATGGTTTCGGAATTACCAG ATCTCTGTTCCTCATAATGAGTCAGACAAATTACCTAGAGGAGGCCTTGATAAAATGTCAATGATCGAG GTTGGTCCGCGATTCTGCTTGAacccaattaaaatatttggtgGAAGTTTTGGAGGGCCAACTTTATATGAGAATCCATTCTATGTGTCCCCAAATCAG ATTCGAACTTTGGATAAAAGGAAGAAGACTGGAAAGTTCGCAAAGAAAGTCAAAGCAAAGACAAGGAGGAAAATGCATGAGATGTCTAATCCTCTGGAGCCTGATGAGTTTGCAGATATGTGGAAAGATTGA
- the LOC100796665 gene encoding uncharacterized protein LOC100796665, which produces MFEVALLLFVKAKLRKLAIRVYGFRDMLHCNLGAELVPIQREQGLWGQHKPNCHEGLNLRNPRRIYEQEFLCVCGISFKMPFCKVWIGYERKS; this is translated from the exons ATGTTTGAAGTTGCCCTTTTGCTCTTTGTAAAAGCAAAATTGAGGAAGCTAGCAATTAGAGTCTATGGATTCAGGGATATGTTGCATTGCAATTTAG GGGCAGAGCTAGTTCCGATCCAAAGAGAACAAGGTCTGTGGGGGCAGCACAAGCCGAATTGTCATGAAGGATTGAACCTTAGGAACCCAAGAAGGATTTACGAACAAGAGTTTCTCTGTGTGTGCGGCATTTCGTTCAAAATGCCATTTTGCAAAGTGTGGATTGGATATGAGAGAAAGTCATGA